TGGGACCCGTGGATGGTGATCCAGCCGTCCGGTTCCGGAGTGATGTCGTTGACGATCCACTCGATGCGGATGCGGTCTCGGACGTGGTCCCGGCCGAACAGGTGAGACTTGGCGGCGATGACTTCGTCGGACGCGGCTTGGGCCTGGCGGAAGTCCTCGATGTCGCTGGGGCGCATCGCCGGTTGTGATCCGGTGGCGAACGGATCGGGCATGACCGTGGCGTTCGCCGCGGGGCGGGTGGCAACGGCAACTGCGGCCGGTGCGTGCTCGGCACCGCAGCGGCCCTTGATGCCGATGCGCTTGGAGCATCGACTGCCGTCCTTGAGGGGTTGGTTGCACGGTCTCGTTGCCATGACGTGGTCATTCCCGCCTCGACCCGGGGCGAGGCTCGGCGCGGGTCGCTCCGGACGGAGCCGGGCCGTCGACCGTCATCGGCATGGAGATCACCGAGGTCGTTCAGGAGGTCCGGTCGACGCTGGCCGCCAACCCGATGGTGGGGTGGGTCCTGGTCTCGGCGGTTGGAGCGCTCCTGCTGGTGCACCACAAGCCTCGTACCCGAAAGCTCCTTCCCGTGTCAGCCGTGGTCCGGGTGTTTGGCTGCTACTTGGTGTGGGTCGGGTCCGTGGAGGTAGCCAGGTCCGCACTCCCCGAGGAGTGGGTGTCGACCGGGGCGCCGTGGGCGGCGCTGCTGTTCGGCGGGGTTGCCGTCTGGCTGATCCTGATGCCGCGACGGGAGATCGTCTTCGTTGACCCCCCTCCGCAGGTGGACGGTTAGGCCCAAGGGGCGTCTGCGTCGGTGAGCGGCGGGGCCTGATCGAGCAGAGTCGGCTGTGGTTGTGCGAACACCAGCAGCAGGCGACTGACGAGCTTGCCCAACCCGGCGTCGCGGAGCGATTGTTCCACGGTGTAGGGGTCTGCGGTCGGGCGCGCCGCGTCGAGGTCGATCGGGATGTCGTCCCTGATGGTCATCAGCCGTTGGTTGCGACGGGTCAGGGAGTCGGAGGACTCCCAGTCGTCTATCAGGTCATCGGCGCGTTTGCGGCCGATGACCGACCGGCAGCGGATCGGGTCGGCCACCGCCTGCTCGATGGAGGGGAAGGCGGCGAGCAGAGTGACGGCGGTCTTCTTGCCGATGCCGGGGACGCCGTTGAGATTGTCGCTCTTGTCGCCCCTGAGCGCTGCGTAGTCGGTGTACTGGTCGGGTGCCACCCCGGTTGTCCGCTTGATCCCCTCGGCATCCAGCAGCTCGGCTGCGTGCAGGCCCGACTTCATCCGGAGCACCCGTGTGGTGGGTGTGACCAGACCGAAGGCGTCCTTGTCGGAGGTCGCAATGACGCAGTTCATGCCGGCGTTCGCCGCCGCCTTCGCGGTCGAACCGCAAACGTCATCGGCCTCCCATCCGGGGTGGACCACCACGTGGCCGGCCAAGCCGTCGTTGGCGGCGAGGAACTCCGGCGCGGCGTCCAGTAGACGGTCGAGTCCTTCTGGCTTCTCTGATCTGCCGGCCTTGTAGGGGGCGAACGCTTCCTTGCGGACGGATCGCTGCCGGCAGTCGAACCCGATGACGACTCGGTCGGCCCGCACGATGTCGGCCACTCCTGCCATGAGGGCCAGGAGTCCGTAGAGGCCGGCTGTGACTGGGTCGGTGTTCCGCCGTTCGGCGTACCCCCACCAGGCCCTGTGGGTGAGGCTGTTGCCATCGACTGCAAGCACCGTGTCTCCCTCGTCTGCAAACGCTGGGACGGGCGGTGGCGCGGGTGTCGCATCCGGGCGTGGCGTCGGTGCCGGTGGGGGCGTCGCGGACGACGCCGACTGGGGGTTGTCGAACAGCGTGGGTGTGTGCATCAGAGCACCATGGTGGGCGTGGGTGCCGACTCTGCGGGCACTGCCGTCTGGCCGTCGGTGAGGAGTCGGGTGATGGCGTGGGCCGGGACAGGGCGTCCGTGCAGGTATCCCTGTTGGAGGTGGACCCCGAAGTCGCGGAGAAGATCGGCCTGGGCGGCGGTCTCCACCCCTTCGCACACCGACTGGATACCGAGCGCGCCGGCGATGCGAAGTGTGGCGATCAGGATGATCCGGGATTGCTCGTCGTGTGCGATGTCGCCGA
This genomic window from Euzebya pacifica contains:
- a CDS encoding 5'-3' exonuclease; its protein translation is MLAVDGNSLTHRAWWGYAERRNTDPVTAGLYGLLALMAGVADIVRADRVVIGFDCRQRSVRKEAFAPYKAGRSEKPEGLDRLLDAAPEFLAANDGLAGHVVVHPGWEADDVCGSTAKAAANAGMNCVIATSDKDAFGLVTPTTRVLRMKSGLHAAELLDAEGIKRTTGVAPDQYTDYAALRGDKSDNLNGVPGIGKKTAVTLLAAFPSIEQAVADPIRCRSVIGRKRADDLIDDWESSDSLTRRNQRLMTIRDDIPIDLDAARPTADPYTVEQSLRDAGLGKLVSRLLLVFAQPQPTLLDQAPPLTDADAPWA